One window from the genome of Polyodon spathula isolate WHYD16114869_AA chromosome 59, ASM1765450v1, whole genome shotgun sequence encodes:
- the LOC121307833 gene encoding sodium/hydrogen exchanger 8 isoform X2, translating into MNILTRSGTVCRRLLVMTVCMFVLVQGIHSQHSSLHAIADTGKEDHIHNNNNNINNNNVVRLEPDAKVKSPNTGPEQTSRVNETQDLDNETLHTTTVAKATTRAPPTPAKPILPEQTGVEAQEEEQSSGMTIFFSLLVIGICIILVHLLIKFKLNFLPESVAVVSLGILMGAFIKIIEFQELANWKEEEMFRPNMFFLLLLPPIIFESGYSLHKGNFFQNIGSITLFAVFGTVISAFIVGGGIYFLGQADVIYKLTMTESFAFGSLISAVDPVATIAIFNALNVNPVLNMLVFGESILNDAVSIVLTNTAEGLTRSESSDFSGWQTFLQALGYFLKMFFGSAALGTLTGLISALALKHFDLRKTPSLEFGLMIIFAYLPYGLAEGIKLSGIMSILFSGIVMSHYTHHNLSPVTQILMQQTLRTVAFMCETCVFAFLGLSIFSFPHKFEISFVIWCIVLVLLGRAVNIFPLSFLINIFRDHKITPKMMFIMWFSGLRGAIPYALSLHLSLEPIEKRQLIGTTTIVIVLFTILLLGGSTMPLIRLIDIEDSKSSRKNKKDINLSKTEKMGNTIESEHLSELTEEEYDAQFIQQHDLKGFMWLDAKYLNPFFTRRLTQEDLLHGRIQMKTLTNKWYEEVRQGPSGSEDEDEETELL; encoded by the exons ATGAATATTTTAACGCGCTCGGGCACTGTATGCCGCCGTCTCTTGGTAATGACggtgtgtatgtttgtgttagTACAGGGAATTCACAGCCAGCATTCGTCTTTACACGCCATTGCTGATACTGGAAAAGAGGACCATAtccataataacaataataatattaataacaataacgtGGTCCGTCTGGAGCCAGACGCCAAAGTAAAATCACCAAATACTGGACCAGAACAAACGAGCAG ggtaaatGAAACACAGGATCTGGACAATGAGACATTACACACCACTACTGTTGCCAAGGCAACAACCCGGGCACCCCCAACCCCAGCAAAGCCCATCCTGCCGGAACAGACGGGGGTGGAAGCCCAGGAGGAGGAGCAATCCAGCGGCATGACCATCTTCTTCAGCCTGCTTGTGATCG GTATTTGCATCATATTGGTGCATCTGCTTATTAAGTTTAAACTGAATTTCCTGCCTGAAAGCGTGGCAGTGGTCTCTCTTG GTATCCTGATGGGGGCATTCATAAAAATAATAGAATTTCAAGAGCTGGCAAACTGGAAG GAGGAAGAGATGTTTCGACCAAACATGTTCTTTCTTCTGTTGCTGCCTCCAATAATATTTGAATCTGGGTATTCACTTCACAAG GGTAACTTCTTCCAGAACATTGGCTCCATCACCCTCTTCGCTGTGTTTGGTACAGTCATTTCAGCTTTCATTGTGGGAGGAGGCATTTACTTCCTGGGCCAG gcagATGTTATCTACAAGTTGACAATGACTGAGAG CTTTGCATTTGGATCTCTGATCTCTGCAGTAGACCCTGTGGCCACCATCGCCATCTTTAATGCCCTGAATGTCAACCCAGTCCTCAACATGCTGGTGTTTGGAGAGAGCATCCTGAACGACGCTGTCTCTATCGTGCTCACCAA CACGGCGGAGGGTCTGACTCGCTCTGAGAGCTCGGACTTCAGTGGCTGGCAGACATTCCTGCAGGCCCTCGGCTACTTCCTCAAGATGTTCTTCGGCTCAGCTGCTCTAGGCACCCTCACCGGCCTCATTTCAGCTCTC GCTCTGAAACACTTTGACCTGAGGAAGACGCCCTCTCTGGAGTTTGGTTTGATGATTATCTTTGCCTACTTGCCCTATGGGCTTGCTGAGGGAATCAAACTGTCTG gtATCATGTCTATCCTGTTCTCTGGGATTGTGATGTCTCATTACACTCACCACAACCTGTCTCCCGTCACACAGATCCTTATGCAGCAGACCCTGCGTACCGTTGCATTTATGTGTG AGACCTGCGTCTTCGCCTTTTTGGGTTTGTCCATATTCAGCTTCCCTCACAAGTTCGAGATCTCTTTTGTGATCTGGTGCATA GTGCTGGTGTTACTGGGGCGTGCAGTGAATATCTTCCCCCTTTCTTTCCTCATCAACATCTTCAGGGATCACAAGATCACACCCAAGATGATGTTCATCATGTGGTTCAGTG GTTTGCGGGGTGCAATCCCTTATGCCCTGAGCCTCCACTTGAGTCTGGAGCCCATTGAGAAGCGACAGCTGATCGGCACAACCACCATTGTCATCGTGCTGTTCACCATCCTGCTGCTAGGGGGCAGCACCATGCCCCTCATCCGCCTGATTGACATCGAGGACAGCAAGAGCTCTCGCAAAAACAAGAAGGACATCAACCTGAGCAAGACGGAGAAAATG GGCAACACGATCGAGTCGGAGCACTTGTCAGAGCTGACGGAGGAGGAGTATGATGCTCAGTTTATCCAGCAGCATGATCTGAAGGGCTTCATGTGGCTCGATGCCAAGTACCTGAACCCTTTCTTCACTCGTCGGCTGACGCAGGAG GACCTACTCCACGGGCGAATCCAGATGAAGACTCTGACTAACAAGTGGTATGAGGAGGTGAGGCAAGGGCCGTCCGGCTCAGAGGACGAGGATgaggagactgaactgctgtGA
- the LOC121307833 gene encoding sodium/hydrogen exchanger 8 isoform X1, with translation MNILTRSGTVCRRLLVMTVCMFVLVQGIHSQHSSLHAIADTGKEDHIHNNNNNINNNNVVRLEPDAKVKSPNTGPEQTSRVNETQDLDNETLHTTTVAKATTRAPPTPAKPILPEQTGVEAQEEEQSSGMTIFFSLLVIGICIILVHLLIKFKLNFLPESVAVVSLGILMGAFIKIIEFQELANWKEEEMFRPNMFFLLLLPPIIFESGYSLHKGNFFQNIGSITLFAVFGTVISAFIVGGGIYFLGQADVIYKLTMTESFAFGSLISAVDPVATIAIFNALNVNPVLNMLVFGESILNDAVSIVLTNTAEGLTRSESSDFSGWQTFLQALGYFLKMFFGSAALGTLTGLISALALKHFDLRKTPSLEFGLMIIFAYLPYGLAEGIKLSGKICFFLYFSSFSVTPAVLYSPGPASCIAVFQYLSLSLPLSPSPGIMSILFSGIVMSHYTHHNLSPVTQILMQQTLRTVAFMCETCVFAFLGLSIFSFPHKFEISFVIWCIVLVLLGRAVNIFPLSFLINIFRDHKITPKMMFIMWFSGLRGAIPYALSLHLSLEPIEKRQLIGTTTIVIVLFTILLLGGSTMPLIRLIDIEDSKSSRKNKKDINLSKTEKMGNTIESEHLSELTEEEYDAQFIQQHDLKGFMWLDAKYLNPFFTRRLTQEDLLHGRIQMKTLTNKWYEEVRQGPSGSEDEDEETELL, from the exons ATGAATATTTTAACGCGCTCGGGCACTGTATGCCGCCGTCTCTTGGTAATGACggtgtgtatgtttgtgttagTACAGGGAATTCACAGCCAGCATTCGTCTTTACACGCCATTGCTGATACTGGAAAAGAGGACCATAtccataataacaataataatattaataacaataacgtGGTCCGTCTGGAGCCAGACGCCAAAGTAAAATCACCAAATACTGGACCAGAACAAACGAGCAG ggtaaatGAAACACAGGATCTGGACAATGAGACATTACACACCACTACTGTTGCCAAGGCAACAACCCGGGCACCCCCAACCCCAGCAAAGCCCATCCTGCCGGAACAGACGGGGGTGGAAGCCCAGGAGGAGGAGCAATCCAGCGGCATGACCATCTTCTTCAGCCTGCTTGTGATCG GTATTTGCATCATATTGGTGCATCTGCTTATTAAGTTTAAACTGAATTTCCTGCCTGAAAGCGTGGCAGTGGTCTCTCTTG GTATCCTGATGGGGGCATTCATAAAAATAATAGAATTTCAAGAGCTGGCAAACTGGAAG GAGGAAGAGATGTTTCGACCAAACATGTTCTTTCTTCTGTTGCTGCCTCCAATAATATTTGAATCTGGGTATTCACTTCACAAG GGTAACTTCTTCCAGAACATTGGCTCCATCACCCTCTTCGCTGTGTTTGGTACAGTCATTTCAGCTTTCATTGTGGGAGGAGGCATTTACTTCCTGGGCCAG gcagATGTTATCTACAAGTTGACAATGACTGAGAG CTTTGCATTTGGATCTCTGATCTCTGCAGTAGACCCTGTGGCCACCATCGCCATCTTTAATGCCCTGAATGTCAACCCAGTCCTCAACATGCTGGTGTTTGGAGAGAGCATCCTGAACGACGCTGTCTCTATCGTGCTCACCAA CACGGCGGAGGGTCTGACTCGCTCTGAGAGCTCGGACTTCAGTGGCTGGCAGACATTCCTGCAGGCCCTCGGCTACTTCCTCAAGATGTTCTTCGGCTCAGCTGCTCTAGGCACCCTCACCGGCCTCATTTCAGCTCTC GCTCTGAAACACTTTGACCTGAGGAAGACGCCCTCTCTGGAGTTTGGTTTGATGATTATCTTTGCCTACTTGCCCTATGGGCTTGCTGAGGGAATCAAACTGTCTGGCaagatctgtttttttctttatttctcatCTTTCAGTGTCACACCTGCTGTGTTATATTCTCCAGGTCCAGCGAGCTGCATTGCTGTATTCCaatatctgtctctctctctccctctctctccctctccaggtATCATGTCTATCCTGTTCTCTGGGATTGTGATGTCTCATTACACTCACCACAACCTGTCTCCCGTCACACAGATCCTTATGCAGCAGACCCTGCGTACCGTTGCATTTATGTGTG AGACCTGCGTCTTCGCCTTTTTGGGTTTGTCCATATTCAGCTTCCCTCACAAGTTCGAGATCTCTTTTGTGATCTGGTGCATA GTGCTGGTGTTACTGGGGCGTGCAGTGAATATCTTCCCCCTTTCTTTCCTCATCAACATCTTCAGGGATCACAAGATCACACCCAAGATGATGTTCATCATGTGGTTCAGTG GTTTGCGGGGTGCAATCCCTTATGCCCTGAGCCTCCACTTGAGTCTGGAGCCCATTGAGAAGCGACAGCTGATCGGCACAACCACCATTGTCATCGTGCTGTTCACCATCCTGCTGCTAGGGGGCAGCACCATGCCCCTCATCCGCCTGATTGACATCGAGGACAGCAAGAGCTCTCGCAAAAACAAGAAGGACATCAACCTGAGCAAGACGGAGAAAATG GGCAACACGATCGAGTCGGAGCACTTGTCAGAGCTGACGGAGGAGGAGTATGATGCTCAGTTTATCCAGCAGCATGATCTGAAGGGCTTCATGTGGCTCGATGCCAAGTACCTGAACCCTTTCTTCACTCGTCGGCTGACGCAGGAG GACCTACTCCACGGGCGAATCCAGATGAAGACTCTGACTAACAAGTGGTATGAGGAGGTGAGGCAAGGGCCGTCCGGCTCAGAGGACGAGGATgaggagactgaactgctgtGA
- the LOC121307833 gene encoding sodium/hydrogen exchanger 8 isoform X3 has translation MNILTRSGTVCRRLLVMTVCMFVLVQGIHSQHSSLHAIADTGKEDHIHNNNNNINNNNVVRLEPDAKVKSPNTGPEQTSRVNETQDLDNETLHTTTVAKATTRAPPTPAKPILPEQTGVEAQEEEQSSGMTIFFSLLVIGICIILVHLLIKFKLNFLPESVAVVSLGILMGAFIKIIEFQELANWKEEEMFRPNMFFLLLLPPIIFESGYSLHKGNFFQNIGSITLFAVFGTVISAFIVGGGIYFLGQADVIYKLTMTESFAFGSLISAVDPVATIAIFNALNVNPVLNMLVFGESILNDAVSIVLTNTAEGLTRSESSDFSGWQTFLQALGYFLKMFFGSAALGTLTGLISALALKHFDLRKTPSLEFGLMIIFAYLPYGLAEGIKLSGKICFFLYFSSFSVTPAVLYSPGPASCIAVFQYLSLSLPLSPSPGIMSILFSGIVMSHYTHHNLSPVTQILMQQTLRTVAFMCETCVFAFLGLSIFSFPHKFEISFVIWCIVLVLLGRAVNIFPLSFLINIFRDHKITPKMMFIMWFSGLRGAIPYALSLHLSLEPIEKRQLIGTTTIVIVLFTILLLGGSTMPLIRLIDIEDSKSSRKNKKDINLSKTEKMDLLHGRIQMKTLTNKWYEEVRQGPSGSEDEDEETELL, from the exons ATGAATATTTTAACGCGCTCGGGCACTGTATGCCGCCGTCTCTTGGTAATGACggtgtgtatgtttgtgttagTACAGGGAATTCACAGCCAGCATTCGTCTTTACACGCCATTGCTGATACTGGAAAAGAGGACCATAtccataataacaataataatattaataacaataacgtGGTCCGTCTGGAGCCAGACGCCAAAGTAAAATCACCAAATACTGGACCAGAACAAACGAGCAG ggtaaatGAAACACAGGATCTGGACAATGAGACATTACACACCACTACTGTTGCCAAGGCAACAACCCGGGCACCCCCAACCCCAGCAAAGCCCATCCTGCCGGAACAGACGGGGGTGGAAGCCCAGGAGGAGGAGCAATCCAGCGGCATGACCATCTTCTTCAGCCTGCTTGTGATCG GTATTTGCATCATATTGGTGCATCTGCTTATTAAGTTTAAACTGAATTTCCTGCCTGAAAGCGTGGCAGTGGTCTCTCTTG GTATCCTGATGGGGGCATTCATAAAAATAATAGAATTTCAAGAGCTGGCAAACTGGAAG GAGGAAGAGATGTTTCGACCAAACATGTTCTTTCTTCTGTTGCTGCCTCCAATAATATTTGAATCTGGGTATTCACTTCACAAG GGTAACTTCTTCCAGAACATTGGCTCCATCACCCTCTTCGCTGTGTTTGGTACAGTCATTTCAGCTTTCATTGTGGGAGGAGGCATTTACTTCCTGGGCCAG gcagATGTTATCTACAAGTTGACAATGACTGAGAG CTTTGCATTTGGATCTCTGATCTCTGCAGTAGACCCTGTGGCCACCATCGCCATCTTTAATGCCCTGAATGTCAACCCAGTCCTCAACATGCTGGTGTTTGGAGAGAGCATCCTGAACGACGCTGTCTCTATCGTGCTCACCAA CACGGCGGAGGGTCTGACTCGCTCTGAGAGCTCGGACTTCAGTGGCTGGCAGACATTCCTGCAGGCCCTCGGCTACTTCCTCAAGATGTTCTTCGGCTCAGCTGCTCTAGGCACCCTCACCGGCCTCATTTCAGCTCTC GCTCTGAAACACTTTGACCTGAGGAAGACGCCCTCTCTGGAGTTTGGTTTGATGATTATCTTTGCCTACTTGCCCTATGGGCTTGCTGAGGGAATCAAACTGTCTGGCaagatctgtttttttctttatttctcatCTTTCAGTGTCACACCTGCTGTGTTATATTCTCCAGGTCCAGCGAGCTGCATTGCTGTATTCCaatatctgtctctctctctccctctctctccctctccaggtATCATGTCTATCCTGTTCTCTGGGATTGTGATGTCTCATTACACTCACCACAACCTGTCTCCCGTCACACAGATCCTTATGCAGCAGACCCTGCGTACCGTTGCATTTATGTGTG AGACCTGCGTCTTCGCCTTTTTGGGTTTGTCCATATTCAGCTTCCCTCACAAGTTCGAGATCTCTTTTGTGATCTGGTGCATA GTGCTGGTGTTACTGGGGCGTGCAGTGAATATCTTCCCCCTTTCTTTCCTCATCAACATCTTCAGGGATCACAAGATCACACCCAAGATGATGTTCATCATGTGGTTCAGTG GTTTGCGGGGTGCAATCCCTTATGCCCTGAGCCTCCACTTGAGTCTGGAGCCCATTGAGAAGCGACAGCTGATCGGCACAACCACCATTGTCATCGTGCTGTTCACCATCCTGCTGCTAGGGGGCAGCACCATGCCCCTCATCCGCCTGATTGACATCGAGGACAGCAAGAGCTCTCGCAAAAACAAGAAGGACATCAACCTGAGCAAGACGGAGAAAATG GACCTACTCCACGGGCGAATCCAGATGAAGACTCTGACTAACAAGTGGTATGAGGAGGTGAGGCAAGGGCCGTCCGGCTCAGAGGACGAGGATgaggagactgaactgctgtGA